One genomic window of Cannabis sativa cultivar Pink pepper isolate KNU-18-1 chromosome 2, ASM2916894v1, whole genome shotgun sequence includes the following:
- the LOC115718701 gene encoding probable glutathione S-transferase parA yields the protein MEDKVVLLDFWPSSYAMRVKIALAEKDIQYEVKEENLSNKSSLLLEMNPVHSMIPVLIHNGKPICESLNIVYYIDQVWSHKSPLLPSDPYQQSQARFWADYIDKKIYSLGKRVWKSKGDEQEAVKKEFIENLKTLEGELGDKLYFGGDKFGLVDLALVPITSWFYSFEICANYSTESECPKIVEWAKRCMEKDSVAKSLPHPNKIYDFVLLLKKIYGL from the exons ATGGAAGACAAAGTGGTGTTATTGGATTTCTGGCCAAGCTCTTATGCAATGAGAGTAAAAATCGCCTTAGCTGAGAAAGATATTCAATACGAGGTCAAAGAAGAAAACTTATCCAACAAGAGCTCTCTTCTTCTTGAAATGAACCCAGTTCACAGCATGATCCCAGTTCTCATTCACAACGGAAAACCCATTTGTGAGTCACTAAACATCGTTTACTACATCGATCAAGTTTGGTCTCATAAATCTCCTCTGCTTCCCTCTGACCCTTATCAACAATCCCAGGCCAGATTTTGGGCCGACTACATCGACAAGAAG ATATATTCACTTGGTAAGAGGGTGTGGAAATCTAAAGGGGATGAACAAGAGGCTGTAAAGAAGGAATTTATTGAGAACTTAAAGACCTTAGAAGGAGAGCTTGGTGACAAGCTTTACTTTGGTGGTGATAAGTTTGGATTGGTGGATTTGGCTTTAGTTCCCATCACAAGTTGGTTTTACTCCTTTGAGATTTGTGCTAATTACAGCACTGAGTCCGAGTGTCCCAAGATTGTAGAGTGGGCCAAAAGATGCATGGAGAAAGATAGTGTGGCCAAGTCTCTTCCTCACCCCAACAAAATCTACGACTTTGTTTTGTTACTTAAGAAAATATATGGCTTGTAA